CGAAGGAACTCCAACGCAAGTGCGCGGAAACAGCGTTCGACGCTTCGGCCGAACACCTCACCAACATCCTCACCCAATACGACCAGATTTCACCGGTAACGATCGCACTAGATGTGAAGGTACTCGATTCCGAGTGCTGGACTAATCCAGAAACGCACGAACTGGTTGACACCAACCAAGAAGGAGAGGGGTACACAGGCAAACTGCGCGTTGCGACCGCGACCGTTATCAATTCTTCAGTCCCGGTCACCGTGGCCATTATCCCGCTTAGAGGTAGGACCACGGACCAGAAAGAGTTCTATAGCGAAGTTGTCCAGGAGCTACTCTATCAAGCAACCCAATACGTGGAGGTGGGTACCGTTCTCGCCTCACGGGCGTTCAACTCGGCGGATTGCATCACGGAATTCGAGGAGCGAGGAATCGAGTATCTCGTTCCAGCGCGAAAAACACCAGAGATAATAGCGGAGATCAACCGCCTGGACCAGTCTGGTGTTACGAAGGCCACAGCCGACACTGATGTTACGGTTTGTGGTGAGGACCATGAGTCCGCATCGGCTGCCTTCGTCTATATCCCGACCGACGCAGAAAGTGAACGGGGTGAGTTCACGCCGTTTCTCTCGAACCTTGACGCTGTACTCAACGACCCGGAATGTCTCCTAGACCGTTTCAACCAGCGCTGGCAGGCAGCACACCACACTAGACTGTTCCGGAAGCAACTGGTAGACAAGGTCGAACCTGCTAGGAAGCTGCCGGTACGGGAGTTCTGGGTGGCTGCTACGGAGGTGAATGCCTACCAGCTTGCCCGTATGGTTCTCGCTGGTATTACTGAGGATCTCGAAGTTGGGAAGGCGCTTTCGTTTACCCAGTTTGTCGCCTTTGTCCAGTCCAAGCGACAGTTCGGGAGCCTCCACACTCAGGAGTAGTCGTCGATGGAGCGTGATGACCCCGCAGTCGCTGAGTCCATCGTCGTGCACGCAGAGACGCTCTGTGAGCGCGAGGACCACCTGTGGGACGTCATCAACCAGCTTTCGATACCACTCGATCTCCTCACTGATCACCGTGACCAGAGCAAGGCGGTGTTCGAAACCGAGGAGATGGTTCGCGCGTTTTTATACAAAGAAATCCGTGGGTTTTCGCAGTCTGGCTTAGCGGAGGAGTTAGGAACGAGTTCCAGCCTGGTGAAGAGCTGTGGGTTCAACATCAAGGATTTAGGAAAATCGCCCTCACAGCAGGACCTTTCGTACGCGTGGGGGGAGTTTAGCGGGGATACAAAGGAGATCATCGAGGCGGCTGCCACATCGATTGCTGATGTTGCTGTTGAACACGGTGTTATTTCCGAAGGGCTCGTCCCGTCACGCCCGTCCGACGATATTGATCAGAGCGGGCAGAGTCAGCGGGAGTACAAGAGAGAACACTCCACAAGGACGATTCGGCTTGCTCGAAGCCATATGCTTCCTGAATTTAAGACTGGACGAGCGCCTCACCGGATTTATTCAGACGAAGAGCTTCATGACATGCTTGTTCGGGCCTGTGAGCGGAAAGGGAGCGCCCATTCTGAAGGTGAGTACGGGTGGCTGATTGATGATGACCAGACGTGCGCCGGCTCCACGCTCCTTCGCGCGATCAAGAAAATTGCGACACCGGAGGAGATGGATGCGCAGTTTACACTCTCTGATTTTGCGGACGAAGACGCGATGCCGCGGATCAGCCGGATTCGGGACAGCATCATGGAGTCATTCGATGCGGCGACAGACAACATCATCAACTCGATTCGGGGAGAGAATCCATTCGATCAGGGACGGAAAACTATCGCTGCTATCGACATAACCCACGAGCAGTTCCACGCCTCGCCGTGGGAGGACAAGGACAAGGGAATTGTCAAGGAAGATTTTCCCCCGATGGTGAGCGGGTACAAGAAGGACGGAGAGTACAAGCGCGGATTCAAATACGCCACTATCACGCTCGTGGGAGATCACGCGCCGATTATTCTTGGTGTGGAGCCGGTGAAAGAGAACTCGAAGTGGGAGCCGGATGGTTCTCCGTCGTTCTCGAAGGCCGACCTCGTGGACCGGCTTCTTGATAAGGCCGAACGATTCGTTGACCTCGATGAGGTTCTGTTTGACCGGGGATTCTACAGCAACGAGGTGTACGCGAGGGTGCATGACCGTGACCTTATCTACACGTCACCGGTCCCGATGTACAAGGATGATTACGAGGCAATCGAGGATATTGAGGCCCACGACACGGCTGATGCAGCTGTGAAACACGATGTTCCGTTTGGCCATGATGGGGAGGTCCATCACCATGCGGAATTCATGTACGTTCCAAGCCAGAGTGATGACGCTAACGGGAAGTACGCCGTCTTCGTAACGAACCGAGATCGCGTTGGGCCGGAGGAGGTCAAGAGTGTCTGTAACGGATACCGGCGAAGATGGGATATTGAGAACCAGTATAAGTCCGTGAAAAGCTTCCTGGCGAAGACGTCCTCGAAGGACTACCGGGTTCGACTGTGTAACTTCGTGTTCGCGTCACTGATTTACAACCTCTGGCGATTGACGGACTACCTGATCAAGGTGGCGTTGGACAAGGAGATTCGCTCACCGCCAGTGTTGACGGCAAAGACATTCGTGCGGGCGCTTGGTGAATTCCTCAGGGAGGTTGACTAGGGCTCATTCCCACAGCTGGGGTCGCAAACGCTGAGCGGTAGCGCTGTCCACCACTCCTTTCTTTCGCTAATAACATCCCTGTAATCGACGCGCCCCAGTATCGAGATTACAGTCACCTTCATTCCGCCCTGAACAACCCAGATACAAACTTCGGTAGTTCATGGCTCGTTTGTAGCCTTAAAAACGTCCAAAGAATGTGGGGAACTTTCTTGGCGTTCGCCGCCTCGCTCTCACCGGATGCCCGACACGCCGCCGATTTTCGACGGCCACAACGACGCGCTGCTGGCGCTCCGGCGCGAGGACGAGACGGTTTCAGATTTCCTCGCCGGCCGGGACACCGGTGACCTCGACCTCCCGCGAGCGCGCGAAGGCGGACTCGCCGCGGGCTTCTTCGCGCTATTCGTGCCGTCCGGCCCCGAGTTCTCCGCGAGCGACGACGCGAACCGCACGGAGACCGACGACGGCTACCGAATCGAGCGCCCGCCGCCGCTCGCGGGGCCGTACGCGCGCTCGGTCGTCGGCGAGATGTTGGACGCGGTCGACGAACTCGCGACGGACGACCGGGTGCGCGTCTGTCGGGATGTCGACGACGTGCGGGCGTGCATCTCGGGCGACGAACTCGGCGTCGTCGTCCACTTCGAGGGCGCGGAGGCGATTCGCCCCGACTGCTCGAATTTCGGCGACTACTACGACCGCGGCCTGCGCTCGCTCGGGTTGGCGTGGAGTCGCCCGACCGCGTTCGCGGACGGCGTGCCGTTCCGCTACCCGAGTTCGCCCGACGTGGGCGGCGGGCTCACCGACGCGGGCCGCCGGCTCGTCCGTCGGTGCAACGACCGCGGCGTGCTCGTGGACTGCGCGCACCTCACGGCGGCGGGATTCTGGGACGTCCACGAAGTCTCGTCGGCGCCGACGGTGGTGTCCCACAGCGGCGCCCACGAGGTGTGCCCGCTGTCCCGGAATCTCACCGACGAGCAACTCGACGCCGTCGCGGACACCGGCGGACTCGTGGGGTTGACGTTCGGCGCGAGCGCGCTCCGGCCGGACGGCGGGCGCGACCCGGACGCGCCGCTCTCTGTGGCCGTCGAGCACGTCGACTACCTCGTGGACCGGATGGGAATCGATCACGTCGCGCTCGGGTCGGACTTCGACGGCGCGACGACTCTCGCACCGCTCGGCGACGCGACGGCGCTCCCGGACCTGCTCCGGGCGCTCCGCGAGGCGGGGTACTCCGAGCGCGACATCGAGAAAATCGCCCACGGGAACTGGCTCCGGGTCCTGTCGGCGACGTGGTAGTCAGGCGTCCCGGCGCACGTACAGCGTCTTCTCCACGTCGGCGTGGACGGTGCCGTCGGCGTCCACGACCGGCACGTCGTACGTGCGCTCGGTGGATTCGCCGGGCGCGAGTTCGCGGAACCGCCGGACATCCGCGTCGCTGACCTCGAACTTCGCGTACAGCGTCGACTCGCCTGGTTCGCGGTAGTCGATGGTCGCGGCAGAGTCCCAGACGGTGAAGTCGTCGCCGAGGCGCTGCCGGAGCAACACCATGTAGACGGGGTCGACGGCGCCGTAGATGCTCCCGCCGAACGTCGTGCCGACGACGTTCTTGGTGCGCCAGTTCAGCGGGAGTTTCACGCGAGCGTACGAGAAGTCCGGGGCGAGCGCGACGATTTTCGCGCCGGTCGTCCAGTACGCGGGGAAGTAGGAGAAGCCGAGGCGGTAGAGGCGGGCGCGCACGGCGTCGAAACTCGGGAGCACGCCACCGGCTTCGCCGCCCCTCTAGATAGGCGTTCCGTCAGTCCCGCTGCGCGGCGAGTTCGTCGCTCGCGGTGTCGAGGAACGCGCGCTCCTCGCCCTTGGGGACGGTCGCACCGGCGGCGACGGTGTGCCCGCCGCCGTCGCCGCCCACTGCTTGGGACGCCTCGCGCATCACGACCGAGAGGTCGACGCCGTCGTCGACGAGCGCTGGCGTGGCGCGCGCCGACACCTTCACCTCCTCGTCGTTCTTGTTCCCGAAGCCGACGATTGGGCGGTCGCTCGCGGTCTCCTCGGCGCCGAGGGCCATCCCCGCGACGATGCCGACGATGGTCTCCCGGATGCGGTCCTCGGCGTGGAACCACTGAATCTCGTCCTCGACGGTGACGCCCTCGCGTTTCACCCAGTCGAGGCCCTCAGAGAGGTTCCGGCGGTGCTGGGACAAGAGGTCGCGGGCGGCGTCGAGGGGGTCGCCGCGCTCGCCGAGACAGACCGCGAGCCCCACGTCGGCGCGCTCGTAGCGCGCCGTCGCGTTCAGCAGCGTGGAGAACTCGCTTGCGTCCCGCAACTCGGTGCCGGGTTCCTCGTCGGCGAGCGTGTACGTCGTGCCGACCAAGTTCTCGACTTCGTCGCCGGAGACGCCGTTCCGGACGGCGCGCTTGACGAGCGCGCTCACGACGGTCTGGCGCTCGTCGTGGGCGAGGTCGGCCCACGTCCGCCAGTCGCCGCCGTCGTGGAGGTCGACGTCGAGGCCGTCGAGGAACCGAATCGCGCCCTGCTCGTCGTTCGTGATGCCGGGGACGTACACCTCGCTGGCGTACTCCAAGAGTTTGGGGAGCGGACGCGTCTGCGTGCCGTACAGCGCGAGGTCCTTCGCCGTGTCGAGGACGCCGGCTTCGACGCCCTCCGCGGCGATTTCGGTGTTCGCGCCGACGAGTTCGCCGTTCACGGTCTGCATGTCGCCGACGGCGCCCACCACCGCGAGCGCCGCGAGGTCAGTCGCGTCCTCGCCGAGCAGGGCGCGCGCGAGGACGTAACTCGCGCCCGCACCGGACAGTTCCTTCCCGCCGTCGACGCCCTCCAGCAGGGGGTTCAGGTGGTACTCGGTGTCGGCGTCGGCGGGCTGGTGGTGGTCGGCGATGACGGGCGTGAAGTCGCCCGCGGCCTCGTGTTCGGTGATGATATCCAACTGCCCGCTCCCGAAGTCCGTGAACAGCACGGTGTCGTGGTCGTGGGCGGCGATGCCCGCGAGTTCCTCCTCGTCGAGTTGCTTCGAGAACACCACGTCGTGGGGAATCTCGGCGCGTTCCAGCGCCGTCGACGCGACGCCCGCGCTCGTCAGGCCGTCGGCGTCGATGTGCGACGCGAGCAACACCGAGTCGGCGTCGTGTAAGGCGTCGGCACAGGCGTCCGCGCGCGCTTCGAGTTCCGGGACCGGCGCGTCCATTGGCGTGTTCTTGCGCGGCTTCGCGTATAAACTGCGGGCTCTCGCGGCTCTCGGGCCCACTCCCGGCGAATATTAAGAAAAGAGGAGAGAATAACAACTACTATTAACTCTAGTGCTAGAGTTAACAACGAGATGGTCGACCTGTCACGACGCGGTACGATAGCGGCGGTCGGTACCGGCATGGCGTCGCTCGCGGGCTGCACCGGCGTCCTCGGTTCCGGCGGTGGAACGAACTCGCTCCACGTCGGCTGGGTGCCGATACTCCCGAACGTCCAGCACTTCGTGATGAGCGAGCGCGGCTACTACGACGAACTCGACGCGTCGCTCTCGACGACCGAGTTCTCCTCGGGCCCGGCCGCGGTCAAGGCATTCGCGGCCGGCGACCTCGACGTCGGCTTCTTCGGCGTGACGCCCGCGATGGTGCTCACGGACAAGGGCGTCGGCGCCGACGTGCTCGCCGCGAACTCCCGGAACGGCTTCGAGATGGTGGCGTCGACCGCGTTCGCCGACAGATACGACGACGAGGGCGCGGACGCGTTCGCGGCGCACGCCGACGCGACCGGTTCCAAACCGACGTGGGGAACCGCGCCCGACGGCTCCGTCCCGGACACGCTCACGCGGTACTGGCTCGAACGCCACCTCGACGCCGGCGACACCGAGGACGTAATCGCGAAGCCGAAACTCCCGCCGGCGAACGCCCCGCAGGCCGCCGGCGGCGGCGACGTCACGGGGACGACGGTACAGGAACCCTACGCCACGCTCGTCGCCGACCTGGACGGTTACCGGCGAATCGAGTGGTCCGGGAACGTGCTCCCCGACCATCCGGTGACGGTCGCGTTCGTCGCCGACGGCGTCCCGGACGACTTGCGCCGCGGTTTCGTCGAACAGCACGTCCGCGCGACCGAGGCGGTGCGCGACGACCCCGCGGCCGCCGCCAGCGACGCCGCTGCCGTCCTCGACATCGACGCGGCGCTCGCGGAGCGGGCGGTGCGGTCGCGGGCCGCCGACTTCCTCTCGAACCCCCGCGACATCGCCGAGCAGGCCGAGGCGATGTCGACGTTCGTCGCCGACGTGGGGAACATCGGCGCGCCGATGGACGCCGACGAACTGTTCGACTTCGCCGTCTACGACGACGTCGCATGAGCCACGCGACACGCGACGCGTTCGGCGCCGGCGACGCCGAGAATCGCGGGTGGCGGTTCGCCGCGGGTGCGGCCGGCGTCCTCGGCTTCGTCGGCGTCTGGGCGGCCGCGGCCGCGCTCGTCACGCCCGACTACTTCCTCCCCGGACCGCTCCCCGTGGCGCGCGCACTCGCCGCCGAGTTCACCACCGACGCGCCGCTCGCACTCCCGGTGGTCGGCGGCACCGTCGACCTGCCGCGGGCCGTGACCCGGCTCGCCCAGTCGTCGTTCCACCTCGTCCCCGGACTCCTCGTCGGCGCCGTCGCGGGGAACGCGCTCGGCCTCGCGGTCGGGTACTCCGAACGCGCCGACGCAGTCGCCACGCCCGTCGTCCGCGTCCTCCGGCCCGTCCCCGAACTGGCGTGGATTACGTTCGCCATCGTCTGGTTCGGCATCGGGCACGCCGGCGCCGCGTTCATCGTCGCCATCGGCGCGCTCTGGATAAACTACTACGGCGCGTACTCGGGCGTTCGCGGCGTCCGCGACGGCTACAAGGAGGTCGCCGCGAGCCTCGGCGTCGACACGCACAGCGGGATGGTCCGGCACGTCGTCCTGCCCGCCGCGTCGCCCGCGATGTTCGCGGGGTTCCGCACGAGCGTCGGGCGCTGTCTCATGATTGTCGTGGGCGCCGAACTGTTCGGCGCGCCGGGCGTCGGCTACGAGATTATCAACGCCTCGAACAACCTCGACATGGCACGCAGCATGGCGTACATGCTGCTGGTCAGCGCCGTCTACATCTGCGTCGACGTGGCGTACGCGGCCGCCGAAGCGAGGTGGTTCGCGTGGCGCCAGTGAACGCGACGGGCGGCGAGACGGTCCGCGGGGACGACCGCCGAGGCGGCGATGACGCGCCGCCGGACGACCCGCCGGCTATCGAGGTGGACGGCGTGACGAAGCGCTACGACGGCCGGCAGTCCGTGGAGGCGCTCCGGGACGTGTCGCTGTCGGTCGCCGACGGCGAGTTCGTCTGTCTGGTCGGCGCCTCCGGGTGCGGGAAGACGACGCTGTTCCGCGTGCTCGCGGGCCTCGAAGCCCCGACCTCGGGGGCCGTCGAAGTCGGCGGGTCGCCGGTCACGGGGCCGGGCGTCGACCGCGGGATGGTGTTCCAGTCGTACAACCTCTTCCCGTGGCTCACCGTCGAGGAGAACGTCCGGTTCGGCCTCGACCAACCGGCCTGTGACTGCGCCGACTGCGCCGCGCGCGTCGCCCACCTCGTCGACCTCGTCGGGCTCTCGGGGTTCGAGGACGCCTACCCGAAGGAACTCTCGGGCGGCATGAAACAGCGCGTCGCGGTCGCTCGCGCGCTCGCCGTCGACCCCGGCATCCTCCTGTTGGACGAGCCGTTCGGGAGCATCGACGCCCAGACCCGCGACCGTCTCCAGTCCGAACTGCTCGACGTCTGGCGTGAGACCGAGAAGACCGTGCTGTTCGTCACCCACGAAATCGCGGAGGCGGTGACGCTCGCGGACCGCGTCGTCGTCCTCGCCGCGGACCCCGGTCGCGTCGCGGCGACCGTCGAAATCGACCTGCCACGGCCCCGCGACCCGTCGAACCCGGCGTTCCGAGACCTCGTCGACGAGATTCGCGCCGCCATCGAGTGACGCCCGCCGACTAGTCGAGCACGGCGCGCGCCAACTGCTCGAAGTCGGCGTCGTCTGGCACCACGTCCACGTCGACGCCCGCGGCTTCAGCCGTCTCGCGGGTCGGCGGGCCGATACAGCCGACCGTGGCGTCGTTCAGGCCGGCGAGCGCGTCCTCCCGGATGCCGCGGTCGCTGGCGGCGTCGAGCCAGTGTTCGACCGTGAGCGAGGACGTGAACAGCGCGGCGTCGAGGTCGCCGTCGGCCGCGAGTTCGGCGGAGTCGCCGGCGCCCTCGGGGGTCGTGAGTTCGTAGAGGATGGTCTCGTGGACGTACGCGCCGGCGTCGTTCAGGCCGTCCGTGAGCACCGCGGAGCCGTGGTCCGAGCGTGCGACTTCGACGCGCGCCCCCTCGACGTCCCCGTCGAGTTCGGCGACGAGGCCGGCGCTCGTGTACTCGTCGGGCACCCGAGCGACCGTCCAGCCGGCGTCCCGGCACGCACTCGCGGTGGCGTCGCCGATGGCACAGAGCGCGGCGTCGCCGGGCGTCCAGCCGGCGTCGTCGGCGAGTTCGACGCCGGTCTTGCTCGTCAGAATCGCGAAGTCGCCGTCGCTCCGCGGGGCGTCGCCGGTCGGCGCGACTTCCAGCATCGGGTCCGGGACGGGCGTCGCGCCGAGCGCTTCGAGCAGGTCGACGGCGCGGTCGAGGCGCTCGTCGGCGGGGCGGAAGACGGCGACGTTCATGCGTCCCTCCAGAGGCCCGCGACGCCGCCGATGACGGTGACGGCGGGCGGTTCGATGCCCACCTCGTCGCGCACGTCGACGATGGTGTCGAGGGTGCCGGTGGCGACCTGCTGGCCCGGTCGCGTCCCCTTCTCTATCAGCGCCACGGGCGTCTCGGCGTCCATCCCCGCGTTCAGGAGTTCGCGGGTGTAGTCGGGGAGCCGACCGACGCCCATCAGCACGACGATGGTGCCGCCGGTCGCCGCGAGCGCGTCCCAGTCCACCGCGGACTCCTCTTTCGTGGGGTCCTCGTGGCCCGTGACGAACGACACCGAGGAGGCGTGGTCGCGGTGCGTGACGGGGATGTCGGCGGCCGCCGGCGCCGCGATTGCCGACGTGATGCCGGGCACCACCTCGAACTCGACGCCGTGCTCGGCGAGGTACTGCATCTCCTCGCCGCCGCGCCCGAACACGAACGGGTCGCCGCCCTTCAGGCGCACCACGTCCTCGCCCGCCTCGGCGAGTTCCACCAGCCGGGCGTTGATTTCGGATTGGGGGGTGCGCTCGCCGCCCGCGCGCTTCCCGACGTCCTCGCGTTTGGCCTCGGGGATGGTGTCCAGAATCTCGGGGCCGGGGAGTTTGTCGTGGAGCACCACGTCGGCGTCGTCGAGCAGGCGGCGGGCCTTCACCGTCAACAGGTCGGGGTCGCCCGGCCCGCTCCCTACGAGGTAGACGGTGCCCGGCATCGCTACTCCTCCCGGCGCGCCGCCGCGATGAGTTCCGCGGCGCCGCGCTCCCGCAGGTCGTTCGCGAGCGCTCGGGCCTCGTTCGCGTAGTTCTCCGCGTCGAGTTCCCGGGTCTCGCCGACCTGCTCGGTGCCGTCTCGGCTGAACACCTGGACGTCCGTGCGCACCATCTCGCCTTGCACGAGCGCGTGGATGCCGATGGGGGCGATGCAGCCGCCGCCGAGTTCCTCGAGGACGACGCGCTCGGTGGTCGTCTCGACCCGCGAGCGCACGTGGTCGAGGGCGTCTCGGAGGTCGGTCGCCACGTCGCTGTCGCGGCGCGCCGTGATGCAGAGCGCGCCCTGCCCCGCCGACGGGACGTGCGTGTTCGTCGGCAGCTCTTCGGTCTCGACGTGGTGAATCAGGCCGGTGCGCTCGAGGCCGACGCGCGCCAACACGAGCGCGTCGTAGTCCTCGTCCGGGTCGCGTTCGAGTGCGGACTGCTGGAGCGGCGACAGCGACGCGAACCACTCCTCGACCGTCTGATCGAACTCGGCGTTCTGGCGGCTCCCGCCGTCGCTTTCCCCGGCGCTCTCGTTGTCCAGATTCTCGACGCCGGCTTCCACGTCGTCGCTGTAGTCGCCGCGTCGCTGCTCGCGGGCGTCCGCGGACTGCTTTTCCTTCTCGGCTTCCGTGCGGCGCTCGTGTTCGGCGTGCAGGCCGGGCGCGAGCAGTTTCTCCACGCGGGTGTCGACGTTCCCGCGAATCGGCTCCACGGTGAGGTCGGGGCGGTGGGCCTTCACCTGCGCGCCGCGGCGCAGGCTCGCCGTGCCGACGACGCTCCCCGAATCGAGGTCTTCGAGGTCGGTGCCGTCGTTCGTCACGAGCACGTCCGCGGGGTTCTCGCGGTGCGGGACGGCCGCCACCACGAGGTCGTCGGGTACGTCCGTCGGCACGTCCTTCATCGAGTGGACGGCCGCGTCGACGTTCCCGTCGAGCACTTCTTCGTCCAGCGCGCGCACGAACGCCCCGGTCTTCCCGAGGTCGCTGATGAGCGCGTCGGAGACGCGGTCCCCCTTCGTCTCCACCTCCACGAGTTCCACGTCGTGGCGGTGGTCTTCGAGCGTGGACTTCACCTCGCCGGCCTGGCGGAGGGCGAGGTCCGACCCACGGGTCGCGAGGCGAATCGGGTCGTCGTTCATACCA
The nucleotide sequence above comes from Halobacterium litoreum. Encoded proteins:
- a CDS encoding ABC transporter substrate-binding protein is translated as MVDLSRRGTIAAVGTGMASLAGCTGVLGSGGGTNSLHVGWVPILPNVQHFVMSERGYYDELDASLSTTEFSSGPAAVKAFAAGDLDVGFFGVTPAMVLTDKGVGADVLAANSRNGFEMVASTAFADRYDDEGADAFAAHADATGSKPTWGTAPDGSVPDTLTRYWLERHLDAGDTEDVIAKPKLPPANAPQAAGGGDVTGTTVQEPYATLVADLDGYRRIEWSGNVLPDHPVTVAFVADGVPDDLRRGFVEQHVRATEAVRDDPAAAASDAAAVLDIDAALAERAVRSRAADFLSNPRDIAEQAEAMSTFVADVGNIGAPMDADELFDFAVYDDVA
- the cobA gene encoding uroporphyrinogen-III C-methyltransferase, producing MPGTVYLVGSGPGDPDLLTVKARRLLDDADVVLHDKLPGPEILDTIPEAKREDVGKRAGGERTPQSEINARLVELAEAGEDVVRLKGGDPFVFGRGGEEMQYLAEHGVEFEVVPGITSAIAAPAAADIPVTHRDHASSVSFVTGHEDPTKEESAVDWDALAATGGTIVVLMGVGRLPDYTRELLNAGMDAETPVALIEKGTRPGQQVATGTLDTIVDVRDEVGIEPPAVTVIGGVAGLWRDA
- a CDS encoding single-stranded-DNA-specific exonuclease RecJ; this translates as MDAPVPELEARADACADALHDADSVLLASHIDADGLTSAGVASTALERAEIPHDVVFSKQLDEEELAGIAAHDHDTVLFTDFGSGQLDIITEHEAAGDFTPVIADHHQPADADTEYHLNPLLEGVDGGKELSGAGASYVLARALLGEDATDLAALAVVGAVGDMQTVNGELVGANTEIAAEGVEAGVLDTAKDLALYGTQTRPLPKLLEYASEVYVPGITNDEQGAIRFLDGLDVDLHDGGDWRTWADLAHDERQTVVSALVKRAVRNGVSGDEVENLVGTTYTLADEEPGTELRDASEFSTLLNATARYERADVGLAVCLGERGDPLDAARDLLSQHRRNLSEGLDWVKREGVTVEDEIQWFHAEDRIRETIVGIVAGMALGAEETASDRPIVGFGNKNDEEVKVSARATPALVDDGVDLSVVMREASQAVGGDGGGHTVAAGATVPKGEERAFLDTASDELAAQRD
- a CDS encoding transposase encodes the protein MERDDPAVAESIVVHAETLCEREDHLWDVINQLSIPLDLLTDHRDQSKAVFETEEMVRAFLYKEIRGFSQSGLAEELGTSSSLVKSCGFNIKDLGKSPSQQDLSYAWGEFSGDTKEIIEAAATSIADVAVEHGVISEGLVPSRPSDDIDQSGQSQREYKREHSTRTIRLARSHMLPEFKTGRAPHRIYSDEELHDMLVRACERKGSAHSEGEYGWLIDDDQTCAGSTLLRAIKKIATPEEMDAQFTLSDFADEDAMPRISRIRDSIMESFDAATDNIINSIRGENPFDQGRKTIAAIDITHEQFHASPWEDKDKGIVKEDFPPMVSGYKKDGEYKRGFKYATITLVGDHAPIILGVEPVKENSKWEPDGSPSFSKADLVDRLLDKAERFVDLDEVLFDRGFYSNEVYARVHDRDLIYTSPVPMYKDDYEAIEDIEAHDTADAAVKHDVPFGHDGEVHHHAEFMYVPSQSDDANGKYAVFVTNRDRVGPEEVKSVCNGYRRRWDIENQYKSVKSFLAKTSSKDYRVRLCNFVFASLIYNLWRLTDYLIKVALDKEIRSPPVLTAKTFVRALGEFLREVD
- a CDS encoding ABC transporter ATP-binding protein; its protein translation is MAPVNATGGETVRGDDRRGGDDAPPDDPPAIEVDGVTKRYDGRQSVEALRDVSLSVADGEFVCLVGASGCGKTTLFRVLAGLEAPTSGAVEVGGSPVTGPGVDRGMVFQSYNLFPWLTVEENVRFGLDQPACDCADCAARVAHLVDLVGLSGFEDAYPKELSGGMKQRVAVARALAVDPGILLLDEPFGSIDAQTRDRLQSELLDVWRETEKTVLFVTHEIAEAVTLADRVVVLAADPGRVAATVEIDLPRPRDPSNPAFRDLVDEIRAAIE
- the hemC gene encoding hydroxymethylbilane synthase, yielding MNDDPIRLATRGSDLALRQAGEVKSTLEDHRHDVELVEVETKGDRVSDALISDLGKTGAFVRALDEEVLDGNVDAAVHSMKDVPTDVPDDLVVAAVPHRENPADVLVTNDGTDLEDLDSGSVVGTASLRRGAQVKAHRPDLTVEPIRGNVDTRVEKLLAPGLHAEHERRTEAEKEKQSADAREQRRGDYSDDVEAGVENLDNESAGESDGGSRQNAEFDQTVEEWFASLSPLQQSALERDPDEDYDALVLARVGLERTGLIHHVETEELPTNTHVPSAGQGALCITARRDSDVATDLRDALDHVRSRVETTTERVVLEELGGGCIAPIGIHALVQGEMVRTDVQVFSRDGTEQVGETRELDAENYANEARALANDLRERGAAELIAAARREE
- a CDS encoding ABC transporter permease, which encodes MSHATRDAFGAGDAENRGWRFAAGAAGVLGFVGVWAAAAALVTPDYFLPGPLPVARALAAEFTTDAPLALPVVGGTVDLPRAVTRLAQSSFHLVPGLLVGAVAGNALGLAVGYSERADAVATPVVRVLRPVPELAWITFAIVWFGIGHAGAAFIVAIGALWINYYGAYSGVRGVRDGYKEVAASLGVDTHSGMVRHVVLPAASPAMFAGFRTSVGRCLMIVVGAELFGAPGVGYEIINASNNLDMARSMAYMLLVSAVYICVDVAYAAAEARWFAWRQ
- a CDS encoding uroporphyrinogen-III synthase, coding for MNVAVFRPADERLDRAVDLLEALGATPVPDPMLEVAPTGDAPRSDGDFAILTSKTGVELADDAGWTPGDAALCAIGDATASACRDAGWTVARVPDEYTSAGLVAELDGDVEGARVEVARSDHGSAVLTDGLNDAGAYVHETILYELTTPEGAGDSAELAADGDLDAALFTSSLTVEHWLDAASDRGIREDALAGLNDATVGCIGPPTRETAEAAGVDVDVVPDDADFEQLARAVLD
- a CDS encoding dipeptidase; this translates as MPDTPPIFDGHNDALLALRREDETVSDFLAGRDTGDLDLPRAREGGLAAGFFALFVPSGPEFSASDDANRTETDDGYRIERPPPLAGPYARSVVGEMLDAVDELATDDRVRVCRDVDDVRACISGDELGVVVHFEGAEAIRPDCSNFGDYYDRGLRSLGLAWSRPTAFADGVPFRYPSSPDVGGGLTDAGRRLVRRCNDRGVLVDCAHLTAAGFWDVHEVSSAPTVVSHSGAHEVCPLSRNLTDEQLDAVADTGGLVGLTFGASALRPDGGRDPDAPLSVAVEHVDYLVDRMGIDHVALGSDFDGATTLAPLGDATALPDLLRALREAGYSERDIEKIAHGNWLRVLSATW
- a CDS encoding DUF4442 domain-containing protein, producing MLPSFDAVRARLYRLGFSYFPAYWTTGAKIVALAPDFSYARVKLPLNWRTKNVVGTTFGGSIYGAVDPVYMVLLRQRLGDDFTVWDSAATIDYREPGESTLYAKFEVSDADVRRFRELAPGESTERTYDVPVVDADGTVHADVEKTLYVRRDA